In Capsicum annuum cultivar UCD-10X-F1 chromosome 8, UCD10Xv1.1, whole genome shotgun sequence, the genomic window TTAGACACATTCgtctttttactatattttttctatttttaaaagctgaaaattcattaaaatttaattattaaatcttttcttatttaaattGTGTACCTAAAATATTGGACTAAATTTTTGccttaaataaatcattaattcattCAATTGTTTTTGTTATTTGAACTATATTAAAAGTCTTaacatttaacatttttaaatcaGTTACAATTTTACTAACTTATAACaatcttatttttaattgttttattaaTTGGGTAAAAAGACAGAAAAAAAATCGTGTAGTGACTCATATTAGATTTAGGAGTTAAATTTGTATTTATCTTATACAagtttttcttataaaatttggTATTTGGAGCAATAAACATACGTtttattaatttagtaaaataataataataatttagcaAGACTCATATTAGATTTAGGAGTTAAATTTTTTGTTTACcaaaattttcttataaaatttgatattctgaAACAATTAAACAACATACGACATGTCTGTTATTTCTTTCTGGTGTaggtcttcttcttcttcttccaatattcttcttcttcaatatatGGGGGAGTTGAATCACATCATAAAATTTTAGATATAAAGATATGGAGATCGAGTATTAGGGTAGAAAGTTAATAGATATATCTTTTTGTGTGTGGGAGAGGGTGTGGGCTAGCCTCCACCTCTCCTCTTGTCCTCTTAGTTGtagttttattcagatattgcacaattttatatttttttcatgcgTATTACTATTGTTGCTACATTATATTTTGCTATTTTGCAATCTCTATTATTACAATCATGTGTTGCACACTTTATTTTTGAGGCGgggagtctatcgaaaataactttTCTATCACACTTCACTTTTGACCCAAGagtatatcaaaaataatttttctacctCACAAATATAAGGATATGGTCTATCTACACCAAATTCATCCCACAAGATTTAGTATTATATCGTGCTCCAGAAAATAATGATCTAACGAGCAGAGTTTTTGATATGTGATTTTGCAAAGCGTACTTTTTTTATCTGCTCTCTATATTTTGCTTCTGTCATGAAGACGGTTTCAAACGTGTCTTTAGGAGCAAACATGTCTTCATCTTGGTAGTCACAATTTTGATACAGGAATATTGTTTTGTGGACTTAGATGCATGGTTGGCTGGATGTACGACTTCTTATTGGCATAATTCCAGTGATAAGGTATAATGTGATTTCTTTTGGTTATGATTCAAgtcttctttttatatttattatcatcattttttctgtatttatttatttatttatttatttatttcttttagttcatgaatttaaagattatatatgaattataaataATTAGCAATCGACAGTGAATTTTTTCTTTCGATTATTGTCCCTTCTTTGGATGATAATTCAGATGTAGAAACACAACTACTTCTTTCTCTCATCGATCTCctgtttgtgatttttgatgaacttttaacacatgaaaaaataaatttagtgtTGGAATTATCTTGTGTAGGTGATCAAAAAATTAGATCCTCCATCACAAGGGAAGAAATTATCTGATTCGGATATATTGGTATGATTTATATTTCATTCAGAAATATATTTAGCAGatttatgattttgttttgttagttcaattgttattaattttttgaaaatacattgCAACAACAAgtgttaattataaaataaaattttatacaaaGCATTTTGGGCTAAACATACGCTCTCttagactatatatatatatatatacacgcatctttccataataattgaataaaagcTTTGAAACCTTATCCACATTTTCAACACGGTTTGGCCCCACCTAGCAATTCAGCAGCCACACACTCTTAATATAGGAAACATATTTATCAGGggttttattaattaaattaattttattaattatattttaaaattttaaattttataactattactttatataattatttaatataaagataaataagaaatttatttatAGTATAGAAATcggataaaataaaatgaagggagTGAAATTGTTCATTTTAAATCATCGAACTGTTAAAATTAATTAAGGTCTCGCATcgattaattaattattaaattatttacctTAATTTAATCAGTATATTAGTATAGTCAAAGTTAGATAAACCTATTGGGTAAGTTTTTACCAACCTATTGTTGGTCTAATATTCATCTTATCtcctttttttaaataaagaataaaaaaataataatgggctaatcaataattttttttgtatatttcaattttgtccctcacataaaaaaatttaaattcagtAATTTAAAATGCGTTTTTAGGAAAATTTCAAGATCAGAATAGTAAAAACTCGAATTAAGCCTTGAAGACTTctttaaattaaagttaaaattattaaaaaatcttGTAGTAAATATGAACGAATTTCCTATTAAGATTTAACTTATAAAATACGTAGTAGAAAATTCATAGAATTGACTATATATCATTAAATATATTGTACCAACTACCAAGTCAACTGCATTTGGAAAATTTTGTGTGGCCATAAAAGTTTATTTAGCAAATAtctctttctttagttttttatttagatattattttcaaaaataatgtgAATATATAGTACTTTAACCATTAATTGGAATAGCATAGTCTTTATCGATCTCAACGTTATCAATCAGATGCATATAATAACACGACTACGATAGAAAGAAGTCTTTAATATACGGTTtgatatataaaaagatagagcgatattattaatttcaaatgtGTTACTCGCTTTCATCTATGGAAAGGTTTTATTTGAGGAatcaaataattttctttttttactataatctttttaattttttcaaatattctGATCATTAAGTTATATTGATTTATTTACTTTATGTATTGTTTTGAATTAGCTAggtagtattttaaaatttttgaagtacCTACTTCTGATTTTATAGTCAATTTAATTGTTTTGATCTTTTCTCGTACTCCgaacataacaaaaataataacaatatatttactataattttataatgaaatttaaaaataatacgATATATTCAAATCTTATTTGTACCTTTACGGTAAATATATTCTTTTATATATACACCAAGTCAGTGGCGAACCCAACAATTTTAGGGTGTGGgtacttttaataaaaaatttttaaaGGGTGCAGCTACAGGAATTCGATCCCAAGATGGGAGATATAAAAGTTATGCCTAAAGTCAGAGCACCCAACTATGTTTTTGTTCTCTGagtgtttttttatatattttaccattttttcactgttttttatataattatacctcttctacgtcgagtttagtgggtgctcGAGCACCCAAAAAATGCACGTGGATCCGCCCCTGCACCAAGTCAATACATGTAtgccatgtgtttgaatttagaaTTCATGTTACTTAATCATTCATGATTAATTAACataaattttacttaatttaattatttaattataataaaaaaatattaatttgatatgTGTAAATTTTTACCATAAAATATTACGTTATTTTCCACACATGTAACAATAGGTGGCGTGGCTGATTAAAAGTTAGAACTGTCAAAACTACAGGTTAAAAACAAGTGGCCACAAagttacaaaaattattttcttcttttttaaaagtgAACAAGTTGCACAAAATAACACGTTAAACTAAAGAACATTTCCAAccaaaattcattaatttttgaccatagactaaaaaaaataaaataaaaaatcaagtcaCTTGACATCCTTTGTTGACTCTTTCTTTATATATTTCACTATAAATATAACTTATAGTTTTCATATCTTTCATAAAAACGACtacatactttatttttgtgtctttcatttcattttatttcggAAAAACTAATACGTATATAAGTTATGAATCCCTCAGCTCCATCAATTTATGACGAAAAACCGACGACCGGAATTCCCGTGCCGGGCCAATTTCAGGCTATTCATCCTGGAACTTGGTCTACTGGACTATGTGATTGTTTCTCCGATGTATCAAATTGTACGTTGTTCTCTTTTACTCGCTCTGTTTTAATTTATattgacctattttcttattataaaGTTAGTTTCGTGTGACTATAAGTTATGGATTTAAATCGTAGAGTTATATATACTTGCGTAAGGCCGGCTGCCTAATTAATAATGTTGGCCTAGTTGAAatatgatcaggaggtcacgggttcaagccttgaataGTCTCTGACAGAAATACAAgttaaggctgcgtacaatacacccttgtggtggggttcTTCCCCGGACACCacgcatagcgatagctttaaTGCACCGGGCTGACCTTTAGTTGAAATATAGTCCTTCCTCAAACCATGTGTAAATGGGAATGCTTCGTGCATAAAACTgtcttttatctttttgttttgtttgttgagAAAATAGccagaaatatttttaaactttagtGAAATTTGTTGTAACGCGCTTTAACTTTGCGGGATCTTATGATCCCTCGACTATTTATTACCATATTTCTGTGACATTTATTTGTCCAGCTGGATCACTTCAGATCCTTACATGCTTAGTGTGCGTGTATTTATGCAGTGGTCCAACGGGACAAATATATGCCGCAGAAATACGATAATAAATAGTCGagaggggtcataggacccccgcaaagttgaAACGTGCTACAGCAAATTTCGTGAAagtttaaatatatttgaaaccTTTTTCCCTTGTTTGTTTCAAAAGAATGTCACATTctgatatttgaagaaaaaaattagttttaaatctCACATTTTAGCTTATAGTTACAAATGATGTTATgttatatttaagattataaataatttagatttcatttgattcaaattatgttatataaattggatttttttttttaaaatttatgattattaaactttttttttctttcaggttGTATAACTTGCTGGTGTCCATGTATTACATTTGGACAGATTGCTGAGATCGTCGACAAAGGAACAGTTTGTAAGTATTTTGACTTGGGTTGaaacaaaattcaagaaaataacttATGGCCTTTGTTAAATATACGTAGAATATtttaaaatgtcatttaatcttGTGAACGTAGACAGTGTATCTACTACCTTTATAAGATAGGGATAAGATTGCGTACACACCATACACCCTCCTCAAACCCTATTTGTTGAATTAcactgaatatgttattgttgttattattattcgtTTTTTGAGATAAGTATCCAATACCTCGCAACTAtgatcaaagttgctacgacacgaCATACACTCCAACTCCACAGAGGTTCTATTACCCCATATGAACttaattttagcgtatttttatcgtCATTTTGTGTGTTGAtgtgacacttttttttttacataaaatggGGCTCACGTCAAAGGTACCTCGTCAGCTAAAAAAGATGACacaaatacgctaaaatttagttcgagTGGGTAATAGGACTTCTtgaagttgaagtgtgtcgtagcaaatttgatcataattcatGAAGGTACTAAATGCTCCGGCATCCATTACCCGATGCAGAATAAGTATAatcatataaaaaatgtataaaaattagtataatatggaaaaaaacacccataaaacaaaaaaatttagcTGAGTGTTTTGATTTTCATGCGGAACATCAAAACTTTGGGTGTCAATAAATTTGTTTGAACTTCCCAAACACCCACGACTACTAAATTCTGAATCTGCCACtgaacttattattattattttcttgggACCAAATATAGTTGTGACATGTacgtaaatttttttatttctttttggcaGCTTGTGGAGCAAGTGGAGCATTATATTGTTTAATATCAGCATTAACAGGATGTGGATGTTTATATTCATGTTTCTATCGTACAAAAATGAGAAAGCAATACAGGTTACCAGAAAATCCTTGTGGGGATTGTTTGCTTCATTTTTGCTGTGAAGCTTGTGCTTTGTGCCAAGAATATCGTGAGCTTAAACATCGCGGATTTGACATGTCTATTGGTAAACAAACAACACTCTTCTTTCGTTTTTATTTGGTTTACGCTTGGTGTTCGATGTCTGTTTTGAATTCGATTAGTCTGAATTCATGTGAGAGTGTGTCACTTTAAGGGTAAAGCGTTTTCTATCAAACATCGTGGATTTGACATGTCCATTGGTAGACAAATaacattcttcttttttttttttttttttctctgatTTACGCTTGGTGTTCGATGTCTGTTTTGGGTTCGACCAATCTGAATTCATGTTAGAGTGTGTTACTTTAAGGGTAAAGCATTTTCTATCAAACATCGTGGATTTGACATGTCTATTGGTAAacaaataacattttttttttctggTTCACGCTTGGTGTTCGATGTCTGTTTTGGGTTCGACTAATTTGAATTCTTGCTAGAAAGTGTCACTTTAAGGGTAAATCGTTTTTTATCAAACATCGTGAATTTGGCTTGTCTATTGGTAGACAAACAACATTCCTCTTTCTTTTTATCTGATTCCAGTGGCGGACCCAGCAAGTTTAGGCTGTGggtgctttaaaaaaaaaattattaaagggTGCAGCTGCAAGGATTCGATCCTAGGATGGGAGACATGAAAGTTATGCCTAAAGCTAGAGCACCCAGCCATGCCTTTGTTCTCTGGGtgctttattttatatattttatcattttttcgctgtttcttatataattatacctcttCTACGTTGAGTTTACTGGGTGCTCGAGGACTCAAAAAATGCACGTGGGTCTGCCCCTGTCTGGTTTGCGCTTGATATTTGATATCTGTTTTGGGTTTAACTAATTTGAATTCATATGAGAAAGTGTCATTTTGAGGGTAAACCGTTTTCTATTAAAGGCGATAGATTCTATTAGTcaatgataaaatatttgattatcgTCTAACGTTTATAATAACTCGTACATCTCAACCTATTGGTAAAAAAAACTGATTTTCTTAGCATTCGCTATCTATTTTGGGGTTGAGTAATCTAAATTTATGCTTGAAAATCTCACTTTAAGGATTGATCATTTTCTATTAAAGGCGATAGACTCTATTAATCAATTTTAGTCTATTaatcaattttattatatataaaatatttgattgttgTCTAATATTTATAATAACTTGTGGTCTATATGACATTTTGTAGGACATTTTCAAATTTGTTTAGAAAACAATGACACTTTCACATATATTTGATTATTGTTATAACTTTTAAACATTTTAATAACATGCTCTTGAATCAACAACAATGTCATCTATATATTTGGTatgtgaaaaaaatctttttccttttttaaactGCTACTTATCCAGTCAAACACCATTATATAAAATcgaatgaaataatttattttctttatctaaaATTGTTGagatattaatttatttatttttacatatatataggTTGGCAGGAAAATATGGACAACCAAAACAAAGGGATAGCAATGGCTCCACAAATTCATGGAGGAATGACTCGATAAATATGGATTATTAAACTTTGAATTTATTCACTATAATATATGTATTTCTCTCTTTTTGTATTTAAAGTTAAAAGTGAAATTTGCTTATCAGTGTATTGTTCTAATGCTTGTAAGATTTAATATTTATTCTTGAGTGATTAATGTATATGATTATAATATGTATAATTTCTTTACTATTCTTTCATCTTATGTGATACATTAATAATAAATTCAGTATAATAGTATAATTTTATAAGTAAGGCATGAAAAACATCAAGTGTGTCTAGATCTTATTTTTACTTTGTAAAGATAGATGAATTATTTCAGATAAATCCTCGGCTTAAATAAAGCATTTCAAAGcagtttgaaaaagaaaaaaaacagtaacaacaacaaaataatgtgAAATGAAGAGCAATATATGATAAacgaaagaaataaaaataacgaCAATGAAATAGTAGTATAACTTTTGGAAAAACATTGAGATGATTCGATAATATTAGATTCGAATATAATATATGttcatgtatatgttaaatattagACTGTCATCTAACATTATCAGCAGTGaacacaaataaataaattaccaTTCGCCTATTTATATACTCCATTCATTTTAAACTGTCTAAATTcaacataattatttatttaacatccacattaaatataataaatattactaTTTTCTAAATGAGTGGCCTTTATCCTTTTATCTCATAAAAGAACTGCCTCACATAAAATGATACACTAATTTGTAGTATAGTGGAGAAAATAAGATATGGTCCCTTTTGTGTGagtaaattttaaagtaattctttaaatatactctttgagcAATTGTGattcattaaatttatttttaaaaaattgaaaattttatgttttcatatttaaaaaaCTTTGTTAGATTTAGCTGGAATTATGAAAACTAAATTTAGCAGGACGCTATATTTGGAGgtatattttttcaacttttgctATTTGTTCTACGTTATAGAGTTCGATACAATTTATTGAGGAgtaagttttatatatatattattaaaaaaaaaatatgaccaTCATCGTTTTCTATTGCTAGTTGTTCGTAGCGAacactattttttaataatttatctcTAATTTGTCTTTAAATAGAATTAACGATAAATTTTACTATTTGACTATAAAATTAATTTGTCACTAACATCTGTTTTTAGTAATGATCTCTACGATGAAATTATGTTATATCTATTGATAGTTGTAGCgaataataaaaatatggtatgaaaagacatttttttttgacatttttgtccTCTTGTTCGTATTCACGAGATACAcacaaataattattataaatatcgCTACTAATCTATTGCTTGCTGCTCGtagttaatataattttttgataatataTTACTAAATTTGTTGTTAAATAGAAGTAACGATGAATTTTACTATCTATTTATAAAATTTGTCCGttgctaatttttatttttttattttttagtaatgATTTCTATGATGAAATTATgctatatttatcaataataaaagTGAATGATTAAAAACATAGTTCGAAAAGACATTTTTTTGTTTTCCTATTACAACTACTGAGATAGTGCGttttataaatcaaataatttgGTCACTTTATCTTTAATGACAAATTGAAATTAAGATTTCATAAATATTCCAATAAATAATTACTATGAATTGACCTTTCATCACCCAATTTTGGAATTAACTTTCTATTTTCAATTTGACATGATTTTTAATTTGTTGGATCTCTTTTGGGTTGTTATAGAAAAagaatttattgatttatttccagaagatattttttaattagttatataaaaattgtaatttattgataattGTAATCAAATTATTGAGTAGGTGTCTTATTACACATGCTAAGTACCCCACAGGGTATCGTGGACTTTTTGAAAGTTTATAAAATGGGTCAAGTGCATAGATAAAGTCAGTGTAATCCTACATATCGGGTGTTCTGTCGATCCAGTGTAATTTTACATATTGACTGTTTTGTCGACCCAGTATAATCCTATATATCTAGTGTTCTGCCGACCTAGTGTAATCCTACATATTAGTGTTCTGTTGACCCAGTGTAGTCCTACATATTGAGTGTTCAGTCGACCCAGTGTAATTCTACATATCGAGTGTTCTATTGACCTAGTGTAATCCTACATATCGAGTGTTCAGTCGATCCAGAGTAATCCTACATATTGAGTGTTCTGTCGACCCAGTATAATCCTACATATCCAGTGTTCTGCCAACCTTATTCTtacctcagaggtagagaggTGGTTTTCATTAGATTCTCGACTTAAGAAAAAGTAGTACAAAGCAGTCCAGAAAAgcaaatatgaaagtgaaagCATAACAAGACGACATTCTGAACAGTACTTGcgacaaaataatatgataattgaagtACAAAAAACGACAAATAATAATAGAATTCGAAGGACATGATGAAACGCAAGGAGCAATAATACTACTATGATGGCTAGTATGGATGGATACGACAACAGCGCACTACTACCGACTAACCTAATTTGTGTCCTCTACAACCTTATATCAACAGGTcgtgtcctcagtaagctgaaacTGCATCGTCATGTCTGATCTAATTAACCATTTCGTCTCAACATTTCTTCGGCCAACTCTCCTAGAACCACTCATAACCAACCTTTAGCACCTCTGTACTAGGAAATACATGTATCTCCTCCTCACATGTCTAAACTATCTTAATTTCGCTTCCTGCATCGTATCCTCCATCGAAGTCACTTCCACCTTATCTCAAGTTTCCTCATTTCTCATCCTATCTCTCTTAAAtatgcccctgcaacttttaaACTTCTGAATTTCAGAGTTCTTAACTGGCGAACACTTAGTCCAGTTGCCAGTTGGTCTAACCACCGTTCTTTGAAACTTGCCTTCAAGTTTTGATGGCACCTTCGTACCGCACGAGACAAGCCTCCATTTGATCATCCACCCTGCACCAATACAGACCCAAATACTCTATGCACGTGCCAAGCATCACTTCCACACCAACTTCATATGTTACGTCACTGAACTTGCACTCGATCCAAATACTgtatcttggtcctactcaatctaAACCCTTCAACTCtaacttaaaaaatttcaaataaagtgaaaaaaaattaaggacgTACAAATCCCAACTAACACAGCTCAAcccatattttaaaaaaacaagtAACTTTACATTCTTAATTTGTTGTCTCTGTCCTTCATACAATAGTAtagtgtttttcttttcttttttttctcatttggTGTTCGGTATCCGCATTGAAGTCCGACTAATTTAAATTCACATCGGATAGGGTCCCATTCGAAAGGTAGCGCTCCCTACCAAGTATTTTTTCATACCCAGGCTCGAATCCGAAAACTCTAATCAAGAAAGAAGCAACCCCATTCATTGCACCATATTCTTTGGTTATTGTATAgtgtttttctttttcactataaATACAACTGATAATTTTCATATCTTTCACAAAAACCACTACATacttttgtgtattttatttcattttctctcattgcaatctttcaaataaagcattttaaatttaatcatttttataATCATCCTGGAACTTGGTACACTGGACTATGTGACTGTTTTCTCCGATGTCTCAAGCTGTAcgttattctttttttaatatttttttacgttcTTCGTTCTATTTCCgtgacattatttttttattaatccgttctacaaaaaaaaaaaaaaaattactaataatCTTTCCATACTTGAAAACAATTAAGTATCAATAGTAGTGGATATATCCACATAAAGTAAAGAGTAATCTATTTAAACATTTTGACGAAAAATTATAATATTGCATATGAtattattatcttattagtttATTTCGATCGAACGTGTAACTTTtatcgaaaaattatattatatatctaTCTTTAATTTGGGATTatgaaactcttttcttttattttcaggTTGCATGACTTGTTGATGTCCATGTATTACATTTGGACGTATTGCAGAGGTCGTTGACAAATGAATTGCTTGTAAGCCAAATTAAACCGCTAGAATTAGTAACAATTAGTCAGTTTGTTTcagtttgtttgtttgattttgatctgtctataatttaagaaaatcataaagaaaaattttgaatctCGTAGTGTTAAATTAAATATACGTAGAATGTagcaaaatattctttaatttttcgaTCATATATAGTCTCTTTACTTTCACAAGATAAGAGAACATTGCGTACATACCACCTTTCCTAAATAAAGAGGCGGAGCCAACCTAGTAACAGGAGTTCGTCCGAACCTCCTTCGacgaaaaatatattattaatacatgattaaaataatttttatgtatatattgtagatgttgGACCTCCTTCGGttaatttttctttagattttaaaCCCCCTTGACAGAAATTCCTAATCTCAATCTCAATTTATGAAAATATGCTACTTATAAAAGACAACTTGGAGCACTAAAACTTTCGCTATGCACTGGGACCGGAAAAGAGCCAGACTGTAAAGGTCGATCATACGCATCCTTATCGTATATTTCTGTCAAAAGTTATTTCCATAGCTTAAACCCTTGAACTCCTAGTCACATAACATCAAGATTGCGTGCATATCACCTTCCCTAAACTCAATATATGAAATTAGTCTACTTATGTTACCGAAAAGGCAGCTCAGAgcactaaagcttccgctatgcACTAGAAATGAAGAGCCGGACTGCAAATGTCTATCGTACACATCCTTACCGTATATTTCTACCaaaaatgagaaaacaatacAGGTTGCCAGAAAATCCTTGTGGGGATTGTTTACTTCATTTTTGTTGTGAAGCTTGTGCTTTGTGCCAAGAATATCGTGAGCTCAAACATCATGGATTTGACATGTCTATTGGTAATTTCTCATTCGGTATcagatatttattttcatctcAATTAATCTGAATTGATATGAGAAAGTTTTAATGTAAGGGTAAAGTGACTAAATCGCTTCATATCAAATTAAAGGCGGTAGACTCCATTAATTaatgagttaatacataaaaatgaccctaaacttgacaccaaattataactttgaccttaaactttgatagtgcacaaatatgacctttaactattcaaaaatacacaaatatgacctccaatcctacgtggcaaaacgcgtgtttaacatgcaaaactgggcgcgtccagcttaaaatctaagggcataatacataaatatgaccttaaactttgacagtgcacaaatatgacctttaactattcaaaactgcataaatatgacctttaaatgactgttcactattattttttcattattttcggctcaaagatgaaaataacatctaatttcttttgtcattgcggaaaaaga contains:
- the LOC107846887 gene encoding protein PLANT CADMIUM RESISTANCE 2; its protein translation is MNPSAPSIYDEKPTTGIPVPGQFQAIHPGTWSTGLCDCFSDVSNCCITCWCPCITFGQIAEIVDKGTVSCGASGALYCLISALTGCGCLYSCFYRTKMRKQYRLPENPCGDCLLHFCCEACALCQEYRELKHRGFDMSIGWQENMDNQNKGIAMAPQIHGGMTR